The DNA sequence CACACGGTCTGTGAGCAGCTCGGCATTGACATGATTGCCGTGCCCATGACCGACGCCGGTCCGGATATGGACAAAGTAGAGGCGCTGGTCAAAGACGATCCGCGCATCAAGGGCATGTGGTGTGTCCCCAAATACTCCAACCCGACCGGTGTGGTGTACAGCGATGAAACCGTTGAGCGTATTGCCGCACTGGGTAAAATCGCGGGCCCGAACTTCCGGGTATTCTGGGACAACGCCTACGCCGTTCACGACCTGGTCGACAACCCACCGGAACTGGCCTGTGTGATGAAAGCCTGCGCCCAGCACGGTACAGAAGACTCGGTCATTCAGTTTGCTTCGACCTCAAAGATCACCCACGCCGGTGCCGGGGTCGCGTTCGTCAACGCCAGCCCCGCCAACCTGAAAGGGTTCAAGCAGTTTCTGGGAACCTGCACCATCGGTCCGGACAAGGTCAACCAGATTCGTCACAGCCGCTTCCTGCCCAACCGGGACGCCCTGATGAAGCACATGCAGGGTCATGCCGAACTGCTCAAGCCCCGCTTTGCGGCGGTACTGGATGCGCTGAACGAAGCCTTCGCAGAGAGCGATCTGGGCAACTGGCAGGAACCTCAAGGTGGCTATTTTGTGTCGTTTGACACTCGTCCCGGCTGTGCTCAGGACACCGTTCGTCTGGCGGCCGAGGCCGGAGTCAAGCTGACGCCCGCGGGCGCCACCTTCCCTTACGGCCAAGACCCCGAGGACCGCAATATCCGTATTGCGCCCTCAGTGCCCAGCGTCGAGGAAGTGAAAGGGGCGATGAAGGTGTTTGTGGTCTGCGTCAAACTGGCCTCGGTGCGCAAGCAACTCGCCAGCTAAAGAGTCGAAGAC is a window from the Marinimicrobium koreense genome containing:
- a CDS encoding aminotransferase class I/II-fold pyridoxal phosphate-dependent enzyme, which translates into the protein MQLDQATQEQLRQWETELADEYQRIVNQKLNLDLTRGKPSPEQLSLSDALDGILKGDYKAADGTDTRNYGGLDGLPEAKQLGANLMGVDPEDVLVGGNSSLTLMFQVMLTAHQFGLTGADSAWKNEGNVKFLCPVPGYDRHHTVCEQLGIDMIAVPMTDAGPDMDKVEALVKDDPRIKGMWCVPKYSNPTGVVYSDETVERIAALGKIAGPNFRVFWDNAYAVHDLVDNPPELACVMKACAQHGTEDSVIQFASTSKITHAGAGVAFVNASPANLKGFKQFLGTCTIGPDKVNQIRHSRFLPNRDALMKHMQGHAELLKPRFAAVLDALNEAFAESDLGNWQEPQGGYFVSFDTRPGCAQDTVRLAAEAGVKLTPAGATFPYGQDPEDRNIRIAPSVPSVEEVKGAMKVFVVCVKLASVRKQLAS